In a single window of the Cervus elaphus chromosome 1, mCerEla1.1, whole genome shotgun sequence genome:
- the LOC122700324 gene encoding olfactory receptor 51V1-like, translated as MSASSASNINSSIFILTGFPGLEQYHPWFSVPFSLIYAVVFVGNCLVLHVVHTEPNLHEPMFYFLAMLALTDLFMGLSTVRTVLGTMWGLSQEIGLDACISQTYFVHGLSFMESGVLLAMAFDRFIAICNPLRYTSILTNSRIIYFMVTILTRSSLSILPVIIRLKFFPYCRPHILSHSFCLHQDLLRLACSDIRFNSFYALALVICTLLLDAVLVLLSYVFILHTVLAIASQKERLKALETCVSHLCAVLVFYIPIIGLTMVHRFGKHLSPLVHVLMGNIYILFPPMMNPIIYSVKTKQIRSRMKKWFSLKM; from the coding sequence atGTCTGCTTCTTCTGCTTCTAATATCAACTCTTCGATATTCATTCTCACTGGGTTCCCTGGCCTAGAACAATACCATCCTTGGTTTTCAGTTCCCTTTTCTTTGATCTATGCTGTGGTTTTCGTGGGAAACTGCCTGGTGCTACATGTTGTTCATACTGAGCCGAACCTGCATGAGCCCATGTTCTACTTCCTGGCCATGCTGGCCCTTACTGacctgttcatggggttgtccACAGTACGCACAGTGCTGGGTACCATGTGGGGGCTCAGTCAGGAGATTGGTCTAGATGCCTGCATTTCCCAGACTTATTTTGTTCATGGACTGTCTTTCATGGAGTCTGGAGTCCTTCTTGCCATGGCTTTTGATCGCTTTATAGCAATTTGCAATCCTCTGAGATATACATCCATTCTGACTAATAGCAGGATCATTTACTTCATGGTGACCATTTTGACAAGAAGCTCTTTGTCTATTCTTCCTGTCATCATCCGTTTGAAGTTCTTCCCTTACTGCAGACCCCACATTCTCTCTCATTCCTTCTGCCTGCACCAGGATCTTCTCCGGCTGGCCTGCTCTGACATTCGCTTCAATAGCTTCTATGCCCTGGCTCTGGTGATTTGTACCTTGTTGCTGGATGCTGTCCTTGTTCTCCTCTCCTATGTTTTCATCTTGCATACAGTGCTTGCAATTGCATCTCAAAAAGAGAGGCTCAAGGCTCTGGAGACCTGTGTCTCCCACCTCTGTGCAGTCCTGGTTTTCTACATTCCCATCATTGGTCTCACTATGGTACACCGCTTTGGAAAGCATCTCTCACCTCTGGTTCATGTCCTTATGGGCAACATCTATATTCTCTTTCCTCCCATGATGAATCCAATAATCTATAGTGTAAAGACCAAACAGATTCGAAGCAGGATGAAGAAGTGGTTTTCTCTGAAAATGTAG